aaatctgaTATGCATTTTCTTTTATGCTCTTTATtgctattgcttactgatttagttgctcactaatTTTACTTATCACTCAAAGGGATAACCTATTAAAGCCAAGTCATCtataataacttttatattttgcatataattaacaatagtactttcctcttgtATTGTAGTACTACACGAAGATATTAGTAGTGGTATGAAACCAACAATTAAGGCTTGACTTGCTTATAGAATAAGATGATCTTATCATAGTCATAACTTATGATCAGGATTTGTTGTTGGGCTGAGTTCTTttgatatttaaatcttttttggTAAACAATTGAGAAAGTCATCGATATAGCCTAATAGATTATATCCAAATAGAAGATTGAAGAATTGTATTCATCAAGATTTATAGTTACCACCCTTAGATAATTTGAAAGGGTTTAGAGTTACAATATTTAtggatataaatcaaataattatttcTTATAAAAATAGTAATTGAAGAATGAAATGTAAGTGAGGAAAGAATATTGAGAATATAAACTGTAAGAGAGGAATCACGCATTGCTGAAACTACGGAGGAAAGATTTTTCTTAATCAATAACTCAAATCATATAATCAGTTCAGTTACTCAAACATGGGATTGATCCTTGAATTATAGATTGATTCTAAAAACagagatattatatatgtatttttATCATCATCTTCTATCAACGTTGAGAGCTTGGGACTTGAAGTGCTGAAGGTTTCGATGACTTTtctcaatttttgttttcttttatgaGGGATGAAAAAGGCATATATGGGAGTTTTATAAACCATGGAAAGATTATTATTCTTATTCTCTTGTGTGGAAGTCTTTCCACATGGAACATGAAGACTTCTCCCACATGTGACATGAAGACTTCTCTCCGGATTTCTATTGATGTGTATGAGATGGAGAAAAGAAAAGGCTGAAGATTAGTCCCATATGCAGTGATGTGTGTTAAAGGCTATCATCGTCTATATCAATCACCGTTCGTTTTTCTTTTTGTCcttcaaataaattaaaataattaaaggaATCTAATACAATGGAATCCAAATTAGGTGACCGATTCACACGTGATAACTGATTTAATCCAAAGGCCTTGCCACGTGTGACAAATCAATGAACGCTTATTTTCTTTCATGAGAAATttctaaaacaataaaaaaaagttacGAAATGCATCGGTAAATTGTCATGAAAGTTCCTTCTCTTTTTTCAATACTTTAATCAAGTTTTTATTATCTACTTAAATGGTAATATAATTGGTGACTTCTGATATTGTATGTTCATAAATAGTAGAAACAGTTCAGTGTAGAAGCTGCATCTCTCAGCCACATATTTACATCATGTTAATAATATACACAGGTTTTTAAGGTCTCTTAgtcttaattaaaaaataattccgCTCTTTTAGCATTTATATTATAGGCACCATGAGTATTTAATTTGATCCTAACATAGTTCGATTTTTCTATTGGATACTACTTTGGCAAGGTAACTTGCTAATCCCTTCAGAAAGATGAGAGGTCATAGAATTCATCACAGAGCCAATAGCTCCATACGATGATATCATATTCTCATTCAAATCAACCATAAGCTATGAGCAATAAGAGATTTGATAAGTAATCCACTACTTACAGGAGTTTATCCCCTTCTTTAAGCCAAGAAATGTTCCACCATTCACTTACAAGTGAAAAGTGCAAACGATTCTCATATAATAAAATGACCATTAGGTTTTGAAAAAAgaatagttaaaaaaaaattttgtatGATTCTAGTCATCGGTAAATTGATCACAAAAGTAACAACAAGGAGTATCGATAGTGTCAAAGATAGAAAGTCTAGCAGAAGTTTGTGAACGGTTATGTAGGTAGCCATTTCCAACATTAATCAAAGAACACTGGGAATAACAAAAATGCACCATAGCAATTTCTAAACTTCCTCATTCGCAATAGGGATCAAAAGAAGCTAGGAATTAAAAGAATGGGATTGGTTCAAAATGCAACGTTGCTTCATTGGTTTTATTGTGAACCTGTAAAAGATGCCAACGTACACCTTTCTTATCCTTGCATCTCGTCAAACTCAAATCGATCATCAAAACATGAGTCATGGTCCATGGTCCAACCACACTACTTTGTCATATGGCTCATTGTCATATGGCTCATTGTCATATGGCTCATTGTCAATCCTGGGATCTGATTTCCCGGATGATCTGTTTGTACAAACTCTGATCCTCTTAATTCTTTCTACAGCAgtagaataaatttttttttttatttttaaatacaaAAATAACTCATACGGGTCTCCAATAACAAACCACTAGCAATCCACAAAATTAATGCATTCAAATAGGGAAAAATCACCTTCTAAGCAAGGCGACCATTACCGTAGGAGAATTACTTACGGAGGAGGGATGCTTGTTTTAGTGCTGTTGCATATTAATACATCATGAGACGATCATGAAACACAGTGCCTCATTCGTACGACGGCAAAACTAAACATACAAGGGGATTGTAATGTAGAAGAAGGACAAGACACAGAAACATACAAGGGATTGTAATGTAGAAGAAGGACAAGAGACAGTGCCTCATGCGTACGATGGCAAAACTAAACCTACAAGGGAATTGTAATGTAGAAGAAGGACAGGACACAGTGCCTCATGCGTACGACGGCAAAACTAAACCTACAAGGGAATTGCAATGTAGATGAAGGCCAAGACACAGTCCCTCATCCCCATGGTCATTATCCTCGGAAGACTAACTCATGTGACTTGGAACCTTACAAGGGAATTGGTTCAATCAGAGCCCACGTAAAGCTCATGTTGGGATCATGAAATCTCCACGCTCCTCCATGCCAAACTCACTCAGCGAGATGAGAGCGACTGCCAAAACCATAGCGATAACTGCGAACACAGCAACCCTAGCCATCCACTTACCTCCATGATCGCCACCTGCAACTTGTCTTCTAACTCTTCCCACCCTCTTCTTCTTCGTATTCTCCAAAGAAGATGGTGGAGGAGAAGACgacaaagaggaagaagacatgCACTCCTCGTTTTGAAGATAGCTGCATTCACCGATGCATGACGAGCAGTAGGAGGACGAGGAGTCGACTTCGGCACCCTGGACGAGCACAGAAGAGCAGACGCTGCATATCTCCTGTCCTCCATGCAAGCCCGCTTCGTCCTTCGCACGCTCCAACGCCTCCAACAGCCTCCGCCCCCTTAGCTTGCCGCTCCGCATTGCCGCATGCCTGTCGGCCACGATCTCCTCCACAGCCCGGCCAACAACACCGTTAGGCTTCGTCGACTCCCAAGGAGGCCGAGGTTGCTGCAGGGCagagacgagcttcttcggtgagTCGTGGATGTGCTCGAGAAGGTCCGCGGAGGTGAAGGTGGACACGTCGGTGGCGGAGCAGCTGCGACGACGGCGGGCGGTGGACTGCCTGTAGGAATTCCAATCGTGTTGGAGGTGTTGGAATCGCCTGTAGAGATGGTCCTCGTCCTCCTGTTGCTGCCTTTCGTGATCCCGTTGCAACGTTGCCATGGTTGAGATCAGAGAGACCGGTTGTCCTTCAGCGGCAGCGTGGGGTTGAGGGTATTGGGATGGAGTCGAGGACTTGTAAGTCCTACAAATGTGGAAGGAGATGAACTGTCCCCTAACCCACGTTTGAAGTTTTGAATTTGGGATTAGAGGCTATAAGGGGCTGTTCAGCTTTATTTGTTCCCTTTATTTCGGATACATGATGTCAATACTAGTAGCAATTTAGATTAAGGATATCTAATCCCAACCACCGTGGCCATGTCGCTGTGGAGATCAGCGAACGAGACTCTCATCAATTTTGCATTGAGTAGACCTTACAAAGAACTTTTATGGAGCCTGCATGTATCTCATTCTTGAGATCGGTGGCAAATTCTACTGACAACATACCTTAAGATTCGAGCAAAATCGACATAGCACAGAAACAACAGATACATCAGTCTAATACCATCAGTGTACAGGATTATCATATGCACTTGGCGCATGACATTTGGAAAACACAGTGAAATTTGGAAAAGAGAACTCCAAGTCACATGACATATGACTAGTACATTGGAGCATTAGGACTTTAAATTAACACGACAACCAATCTTCTGTCTTAGAGGATATCAGATCGAGGAGGGGTTGGAGATATCCTCGATCACTCCCTTTCCATCAGCAGCATCGAAGTAGAAGAAATTTTTGAGTGGGTCACCTTTGCCAGATATTGCCTTGATCACTTCCTGGTAGAATGAAGCAACAACTTTAGCTTGCATATGGTGACTCCAAATCATGAGAGATTCTTAGTTTACTAGGCTCTACTCTTTGATTTATTTAATGCAGAGAAAAAACACGTGAAATAGCTATACAGCACCGCATATGATAATAATCCATCTCGTATACGAATACTTAAATAACATAGAAAAGAATTAATGTACACTAATCAAAgtaaacaagctagcaatttatccCAAAGTAGGTCGCATCAGGTTGGGCTTGCATCATAGGTTAGAGATATAGACAGTAGCCTTCAACTTTCGGCTCAAATTCAACATACAAGATGAGTCAGAAAGTTAAGGACAACTTCATTTATTCTTGTAAATACTGAAAATTTTGATAGTCATTGAAATATGAAACTATGTATTGCGTCCTGGTTTCTCTGAAATAATCAGGGGTTAGGGCCCACCTAATTTACTAGCATAAGAAAAGAAGCAGACAGAAAAAGAGAGATTACATGACAAAGGAAGAGGTTGTTCCCTTGCAACCTGAGTGATCATAATTCGAGTCATGAAAATAGcttctatatttttaaatataaggtAATATAGACCCCACTTAGATCTCACATTGGCAGAAGCCTCATGTTGGATTCGAGCATTTTTCAGTTATCTTGGATGACACTTATTATAGTGAAAACAAATATACGTTGCAAGGTAAATCCATACATTAGAAAAGAAGATTCATGAATAATAgactttaaataaaattttacacaCCTGACCAAGAATTCCACCAAGTATCGGGCATACAGGTGGATATAACATTGGCCCAGCAACTAGTATCCTTTCCAGAAGTGTTTCAGGAACATGTGACTCATTCAAGGACTGAAAAAGAATTGGGTAAAGAAGACATCACATGCATGCACAAATATAATATATGCTTAGCTATGAAATATCCAGGTTACCTGAGCATCACATAGCTCTTTCCTCAGCTTCAAAACAGCAGGAAGATCAAAATTAGACAATTCACCAGGATTACGTCCTTCGGATAATTCAAACTTCTCTATTACTGCATGAAAAATAATTAACGTCATGCATTACGAGTTAACCATGGAGGGCATAGCAAAAGGGGGGAAAATAAAGACTTTTTTAAAGAAATTGCTTCAGTATGTTTTCTTACAAACCTCTCATAGCAAAGTACAATTTGCTCACTTTCCTAGGAAGATTCCTCCATGGTAATAAAATTGCATCCTGCAATAGAGATGATAATTGCAAATGAAACTTGTCCACTGAATCCGGAGGCAGAGGACATTTGACCAAGTTTCAGTGTCATTATCTATATAGAATAACCAATAACAAAACTAAGATTCTAATCTTGTAAAAAGAATTTAATGACCGaagaactgtgttaggcccagGAAAAAAAATTTTACGatcaggtatatatatatatatatatatatatatgggtcgaACATAGATTTACAACTTGTGTTAATATAAGTGACATCTTATGCAATCACCAAGTTGCATCCTAACCCACAAATTCTAAATATGAATTTGATACTCAACACCATTCTCTCATAAAGATTAACCATATAAGGTTGGACAAAACTCAGAAAAGCTACTTGCAAAGGCGTACATCAATAGATAAATGCAATATACAAGAGAACCTCCAAAAGTTGCATTTTATCACCACAATGGACAATAAATTCGTTGTGCTACACACTATGGTGTTTCTGTCATACTTtggttttaaaatatttatggttTTTGGCAATAATTGAAGAGTATGCAATTCCATAAAGCAACAAGTAAACTACACTAGATCTGATGTCAAAAGAAGCTAAACATCAAGAAACATGGCTTAATTACATTATCCAAAACAAAGATGCAGCTATTGGAATACTACATCACAAATAATATTTAATACCACTTAAAAGATGTACCTCAAGACTTGGATAACTCAAATGACATTCAGCAGTACCAACAGACTTTTTCTGCCGAAAAAATAATGAGAAGTGTCATTTCTAGATAACTTAATAAGCCAAATCACAAGCGCCAGCATTTGAAGGCCATCAAAAGAAACAGTGGAACAGGCTGAAAAGGTTAAAGAAGCAAATCAATTAATGAAGAGCACaaatatcatattgtaagatcgaTCATCTAAAGGAGAATTAAAAGAGGATTCATTGATCATGTAGCAAGTTTTTTTGACAATCACATCCATTCATAGACCAGTCTTGATTGATCCATCCATGAGGGAAAAACATCGTCATAAAAAGATGTTAATGACcttcaaatttcttttgaagcaCAGGCACATACCAGGTCAAATTATTTGTATGCAACATTAGCACTGACCTGTGACACCAACTCATGGAGCATTCATTCAAACCAATCTTATGTGGGAATGAAGGTCTAAAATGTAAGGTCCATTAAAGATAGTAATCTGATGTATGATGGATTTGAATAAGAGCCCAATGAATCTCATTACTAGTCAACTCAGACTTGGGTCACATGTATATTTTACAATTTTTGAGGTATTTATGGAGGCTTGTTATTGATTTAAGTGGATAGTTTAGGTGGTTTTTGACGTCCTATTTTTGAGTGATATCGATGTTAAGAATCCTAGTGGATATTTTACTGAAGATATTCCTCCATCCTGGAGCATATTGACTTTGGTCAAGAAAATTTAAGGATTGACTATTTGTTTTGTTGAATGTAAATTCTCCCATGTTTTTGGGGAGGGTTTTTAGAAAGGGGATCAGTGTAGCTAATTGGTTGGCGACATATGCCCGTACAACCAAATCATGTAATTTTTGGACCAAAGGTTGGCCTTCGaaacttgattttttttgttcGCTGTGATGCGAACGGTCGTGTACTTGTCCATTACACTAAGTTTAGTTTAGTTTTCCTTTAGAATAAAACAATGATGCTAAGGTTTTCTACTCAACAACAGTATACAAGTTTGGGGAGTTCTAGATGCATTCCCATAAGAAATTTTATAAAATTGCAAACTACTCAAAAGAAAGCCTCTCCCACAAGCTAGGTAGGTCTAGTCAAGATCTATGCCTCACAGATCATGGAGCGAGTTAAAATTGGTCTTGAGTTAATACAACAAATctataatttaattgattgatgGACTTGGTGTGTCTTCTCCCCAGTTTATCATTTACTATCCATCTTCCCCTATTTATTTGCCTGCACCCTGTCTATTGCACATGTAGATACGAAGGGTAAAGAAAAGTGCAGAAAAATACACTTAATAGATCCATGGTCATATACAGTGGCTAAAAAGTAGCCTAGGATTCTAGGCAACGATAATAAATGCAGTGTTATAGAACTACATTTCAATTGCATTAGTTTTCAGGTTGGAATCCAGCACAACCTAGCAGTCATGAAATCTTGCTTTTGTGTCACTTACAAACCCAAACATGGATCCTTTTGGCAGCTAAACTAGCAGTAAACATAGTACACACTAATTACATTGTGGAAATTCAGTGGTAATCATAATCTTCACACTCATATTCTCAGGTAAATGGAACATTAAAAAATCATGCATGCAGTTGTTAGATAGCTGAGGGTGGGCCTTGGTACATCAATAAGGTTGCTCCTTTACGACCTAGGAGACCAAGATTCAAGTAACAGATAaagtctctttaaatatttaaaggtaaggcaGAGTACGTTGATCCTCCCCAAACTCCGCAATTGGGGGAGCCTCATAAACTGTGTATGCCTTTTTTCGTTGTTAGATAGATTGCTTTTCTGAAATATATTGCTTAAGATAGCACGAAGGATTTAAAATACCAATTCATTACAAGTTTCAGTAATCTATTAGATTGGTGGATAGCAGTATATATACCAACCTGTACCACCCAATATcactgaataaaataataaaaaatacagATAAACATATATGTACCTGTATTGAGCTATGCATTCCAATTCTGGTACTTGGTCAGATGTTAAATAATAGCCAGTACATACCGAGGTATACCAGAATTTACTTGCATGACACTACTCTTAACCAGCTAGTATTAGATTAAAAAGGGACAACATTTTGCTGAAATTCTGTGATGTCTGTTGTCTAGAGTAAATCATATCAAATAACCAGCTGTCTGTCTAAAATGAAAATAAACTTTCATAACATATCAGAATGTGATACCACAGCAGAGTTCTATTAATGACTAGCATACAAGCATGCAACAAATAAAGGAAGAATTCCTATCAAACTAAAGAAATTAGTCATATCAACTCCCATATTAGAAGTGTATATAAAACAGGCCAGACATACAATCGTACTAAATGAGCCACTAATAACTGTCAACATGACAAGAaattcttaacataaattaaaagaCTATCAAAAAAGGAAAGCATATAACTGTGACCAATTAATGAGCTACATAAAACACCCAAAAACAAATGGCAGTATATTTCAAGACACGATACTTAAGGAAAGGAAGGCCTTGTGCAGACTATGATTGCAATCATTTGTCCAAAATAGCACAATGCATAATCAGCTTAATATAATTGATACTGATGACATTGCTAATATCAACAACTGCACCTGTGCATAGGTGTAGTTCTGCAGGTCAACAAAAATTTCACCACAGGAATCTCGGCATTCAATTGCATAAAATGCAATTCGCTTGGCTCTTTTACGACATTTCTCATTGATTTCTATCTGGGGAAGAAATAATCAAAGAATTAACAGATCAAAGACAACATAGGTGAATGCAAGTACAAAGCACATGTGAAACACAGAATTACTACATTATTAGTTACAGAAATACGAATCAGATCTAGAAtatcaaataattaaatttaatggAAATATCTATAAGCATAGCTCAATTAGATAGGCTTTATATCAAGTGTCATTCAGTACCTTAGTTTTGAGTGAACAGCCAGTAACAACTACAACATCAAACTTGTCAAGAAACTCCATTTCACATTGTGCCAAATCACCTGTAGAAGACAATGTTCAGATACGATATTACATTCCAAACTCCTTATAATTGTACAAAGAGttcaaagaaaaaaagataatgatGCAGTATGAATTATAAATCATATGTCAGTCTAGAGGGCACATGTTTGTATAAACGAATTATAATCTAAATACAATGTCTTGTATTGTATTATACTATCATAGCCAAGATGTGTTTAATAAACCAAAGCTGTTCATTGTGCCCAATATCTCTTTGTACTCCAACCAAGAAAAGCatcatattttagaaaaatattctgCTTCCTACATATCAAAAACCTGCAAAATTTAATTCCACAGACCTAACTATTCATGTTAACATGCACAGATATTAAATCCCATTGAAATATAATTGACCACTATAACAGTACATGAACCTAATGAGACCTATCTGATGTTCACCTGTAGAATAAATGGACACTAATTCAATCATGCAAGATTCCATAAATGGGAATATGTATTGGAAGATAGCCCTGTGCACAGAATTTCCATCATACCAGGCATAAGAAAGGTAATATGTATGTCAACTTATCCCTACATGAAAAGTAGTAGTTTCATATAGCTCAAAATTTGACACCCAGGTCTCAATAGAGCAAATTTATCAAGGTGCCAAGACACCTTCAAAGCATACATATATAATAACTTGCTAAAGAATGTGAGTCAAACCTTTACTGATATAATTAATCAGTTTACCTTGTACGTGGTTTTGCCACTTGGGCATTAGGCTAGGTACATTACCTTAAAGTCAGGGTCATCTTAAAGTCTTAACAGGTGCATTTACAAGatacatatattataataattcctTTTCCTATCTTTTGACCAATCAGTATTCTTGTTGATCTTTTTACTTCTTAAGTTTTTTTTATATCTCTTAATCTTTTTATGGTTTAAATTATTTGAATAACATGACATATAATTCATATCTTTCTAATTTGCcaactttttttttaaaaataaatttaaccaGAACCTTGATGCTCCAATCCAAAACCTCATTTTTATACAGGAGATCTGGATTGCCTTTTTGTCTGGGACAGACAATCCATATACTGATTTTTCTAAATCTTATTTTGGGATAATCGCCATATCTCAAACTTATGTGATCCTACATTGCCATATTGACTGAGTGATGACACAAACATTCCACAGATATAAACACAAAGGACCCAAATTCTGATAAATGGAACCTTCATATATAACAAGCAAGATAAGTTAGATC
The window above is part of the Musa acuminata AAA Group cultivar baxijiao chromosome BXJ2-6, Cavendish_Baxijiao_AAA, whole genome shotgun sequence genome. Proteins encoded here:
- the LOC135615158 gene encoding SUMO-activating enzyme subunit 1A-like isoform X1, with the translated sequence MDGEELTAQQTALYDRQIRVWGVDAQKRLSKAQILVSGLNGTSVEFCKNIVLAGVGSLTLMDDRLVTEDALQANFLIPRDETVYSGRSLSELCCESLRDFNPMVRVLAEKGDLAQCEMEFLDKFDVVVVTGCSLKTKIEINEKCRKRAKRIAFYAIECRDSCGEIFVDLQNYTYAQKKSVGTAECHLSYPSLEDAILLPWRNLPRKVSKLYFAMRVIEKFELSEGRNPGELSNFDLPAVLKLRKELCDAQSLNESHVPETLLERILVAGPMLYPPVCPILGGILGQEVIKAISGKGDPLKNFFYFDAADGKGVIEDISNPSSI
- the LOC135615158 gene encoding SUMO-activating enzyme subunit 1A-like isoform X2, with product MDGEELTAQQTALYDRQIRVWGVDAQKRLSKAQILVSGLNGTSVEFCKNIVLAGVGSLTLMDDRLVTEDALQANFLIPRDETVYSGRSLSELCCESLRDFNPMVRVLAEKGDLAQCEMEFLDKFDVVVVTGCSLKTKIEINEKCRKRAKRIAFYAIECRDSCGEIFVDLQNYTYAQDAILLPWRNLPRKVSKLYFAMRVIEKFELSEGRNPGELSNFDLPAVLKLRKELCDAQSLNESHVPETLLERILVAGPMLYPPVCPILGGILGQEVIKAISGKGDPLKNFFYFDAADGKGVIEDISNPSSI